A stretch of the Halococcus salsus genome encodes the following:
- a CDS encoding winged helix-turn-helix transcriptional regulator, with amino-acid sequence MTGIDDVDYEIIELLMENARHSYREIAKQVDRSPPTVSDRVERLQEIGVIERFTLDIDRSILVEGPSVLVELDVEPNSDETVANTLADTPAVEHIIRTLDATVLFVAHGSEQDIRALLSETLDGAQIRSYTVRLVSESTWKPQLGAESVSMECTVCGKSVDDGETVELGEQTHEVCCTSCASKIKTQYDELKEAAASE; translated from the coding sequence ATGACTGGGATCGACGACGTTGATTACGAGATCATCGAGCTGCTGATGGAGAACGCTCGTCACTCCTATCGAGAGATCGCAAAGCAGGTCGACCGTTCGCCACCGACAGTTTCGGATCGCGTTGAACGTCTTCAGGAGATAGGCGTCATCGAACGATTCACCCTTGATATTGATCGGTCGATATTGGTCGAAGGACCGTCGGTACTCGTCGAACTTGATGTTGAACCCAATAGTGATGAAACCGTAGCGAACACGCTCGCTGACACGCCAGCTGTCGAACACATTATTCGAACGCTCGACGCGACGGTATTATTTGTCGCACACGGGAGCGAACAAGACATCCGGGCTCTCCTCTCGGAAACTCTCGATGGTGCACAGATTCGGAGTTACACGGTGCGACTGGTGAGTGAATCAACTTGGAAACCACAGCTGGGTGCAGAGTCGGTCTCGATGGAATGTACCGTCTGTGGAAAATCAGTTGATGACGGCGAGACAGTCGAGTTGGGTGAGCAGACTCACGAAGTCTGCTGTACGTCGTGTGCCTCGAAGATCAAGACACAATACGATGAGCTCAAAGAAGCCGCGGCGAGCGAATGA
- a CDS encoding recombinase family protein, with product MQIAAYVRVSTDDQNEDRQMRAIRQKYSETETSNEIEWFCDLGESGASTSRREYQRLREHVAEYDVVVAHELDRLGRSFADLAGFVEDLREKGVGIDLVNQPIGTVGEDDWMAEMMLNMMMVFADAERKMIRSRVQEGIDAAIADGKRVGRPPFGYTVEDGFLQQIPAEYVRTQTFIREVRKGREKHATAGFFEIPESAVQSILARAEANYDVPFDNDQWRLERAKVSAGEKDLPPLDAQSRYSPALTSVPEQ from the coding sequence ATGCAGATCGCCGCCTACGTCCGCGTCTCGACCGACGACCAGAACGAGGATCGCCAGATGCGCGCGATCCGCCAGAAGTACAGTGAGACGGAGACATCGAACGAGATCGAGTGGTTCTGTGACCTTGGCGAAAGCGGGGCATCGACCTCCCGGCGGGAGTACCAGCGTCTCCGCGAGCACGTCGCGGAGTACGACGTGGTGGTCGCCCACGAACTCGACCGGCTCGGGCGGTCGTTCGCCGACCTCGCTGGCTTCGTCGAGGACCTCCGCGAGAAAGGCGTTGGCATCGACCTCGTGAACCAACCTATCGGGACGGTCGGCGAGGACGATTGGATGGCCGAGATGATGCTCAACATGATGATGGTGTTCGCCGACGCCGAGCGCAAGATGATCCGCTCGCGCGTCCAGGAAGGTATCGACGCCGCCATCGCCGACGGCAAGCGTGTCGGTCGCCCGCCGTTCGGCTATACCGTTGAGGATGGTTTCCTCCAGCAGATTCCCGCCGAGTACGTCCGCACCCAGACGTTCATCCGCGAGGTCCGCAAGGGCCGTGAGAAGCACGCCACCGCTGGCTTTTTCGAGATTCCCGAGTCAGCGGTCCAGAGCATTCTTGCGCGGGCCGAGGCGAACTACGACGTCCCGTTCGACAACGACCAGTGGCGGCTCGAACGTGCGAAGGTCAGCGCTGGCGAGAAGGACCTCCCGCCGCTCGATGCCCAGAGCAGATACTCTCCCGCACTGACGAGCGTCCCAGAGCAGTAA
- a CDS encoding transposase, translated as MVAAALVADATGYNGRSRFFEDDPDGTGDALDGFVADVTTIAQSQCERAGSYTDIETLVCHLPIDHLTFAAQDSLAPYSGRYPMAIHVRATLLMEINGWDETALHDHLRTHPSLRQNLGFETLPNQSTFWRAWNERFSEKLRDAVRECADSIVRAARACGVSLPDRIDIDEADESDADDPPERQLVAAKTDEVWQQAKPFVTDAFALSRGPNWQIHENAFWEQHAYMGMREDMYARSGPASFSLDTTRERIPTGSTHRYQIGKLSVAEIRSMLRNTTRMLIARARQNGELDGPVFAAIDVTKGFPFTGDLEDHDDDILGYKDGNDYYQWAVLKIVGMDVPLVLDAIPRVRGQSKDEIVEKLLSQTTEMVDIDLVMMDREFDSGPVKDTCEEYGVHFLNPTRIFERSDEAETIAWMYRNGKRFHVTEEETLEGTSTRKQIYLPQRSNSDDDEDDSLSEVWTEMCGEWEFENVDGEPSEGMSFSRLLADIQREEEVEERKQKAKDGDVDTAETVVFETNHPYVTARGTDDQRMEGKEFIHMIERLIRWYRRRWGIENGFKKQKHFMVRTTSTERDYRFFNFAFACVLYNVWRLVDLLVKIAIDGEDLTYKPRVDANQFLTVAKQYYGLDPPD; from the coding sequence ATGGTGGCAGCGGCTCTCGTCGCCGACGCCACCGGCTACAATGGCCGGTCACGGTTTTTCGAGGACGACCCCGACGGGACAGGCGATGCTCTCGACGGATTCGTTGCGGATGTCACGACCATCGCGCAATCACAGTGTGAGCGGGCCGGGAGCTACACCGACATCGAGACGCTGGTCTGCCACCTTCCGATCGATCATCTCACGTTCGCCGCACAAGATTCGTTAGCACCGTATTCGGGACGGTATCCGATGGCGATCCACGTTCGAGCGACCCTCCTCATGGAGATCAACGGGTGGGACGAAACTGCCCTCCACGACCACCTCCGAACACATCCTTCGCTGCGCCAGAATCTTGGCTTCGAAACCCTCCCGAATCAATCGACGTTCTGGCGCGCGTGGAACGAACGCTTCAGCGAGAAGCTCCGCGACGCCGTACGGGAGTGTGCTGACTCGATTGTGAGGGCCGCGCGTGCCTGCGGGGTGTCGCTTCCTGACCGGATCGACATCGACGAAGCAGATGAGTCGGACGCCGACGACCCTCCCGAACGTCAACTCGTCGCCGCAAAAACCGACGAGGTGTGGCAGCAGGCCAAACCGTTCGTGACCGACGCCTTCGCGCTCTCTCGTGGCCCGAACTGGCAGATTCATGAGAACGCCTTCTGGGAGCAACATGCCTACATGGGGATGCGCGAGGACATGTACGCCCGCAGCGGCCCCGCGTCGTTCTCACTCGATACCACACGCGAACGGATTCCTACGGGATCGACCCACCGTTACCAGATCGGAAAGCTCTCGGTCGCGGAGATCCGCTCGATGCTTCGCAATACGACGCGGATGCTGATCGCCCGCGCTCGCCAGAACGGCGAGCTCGATGGACCGGTCTTTGCGGCCATCGACGTGACCAAGGGCTTCCCGTTCACCGGTGATCTGGAGGACCACGATGACGATATCCTCGGCTACAAGGACGGCAACGACTACTACCAGTGGGCGGTGCTCAAAATCGTCGGGATGGATGTGCCGCTCGTCCTCGACGCCATTCCGCGCGTGCGAGGTCAGTCGAAAGACGAGATCGTCGAGAAGCTCCTGTCGCAAACGACCGAAATGGTGGATATCGACCTCGTGATGATGGACCGCGAGTTCGACAGCGGCCCTGTGAAGGACACCTGTGAGGAGTACGGCGTCCACTTCCTCAATCCGACACGCATCTTTGAACGCAGTGATGAGGCCGAAACCATCGCGTGGATGTACCGCAACGGCAAACGCTTCCACGTCACCGAGGAAGAGACGCTTGAGGGCACGTCGACACGCAAACAGATCTACCTCCCGCAGCGGTCGAATTCGGACGATGATGAGGACGACAGTCTCTCAGAGGTGTGGACGGAGATGTGCGGCGAGTGGGAGTTCGAGAATGTGGACGGCGAACCGAGCGAGGGGATGTCGTTCTCGCGGCTGCTCGCGGATATCCAGCGAGAAGAGGAAGTCGAAGAGCGCAAGCAGAAAGCCAAGGATGGAGACGTAGACACCGCCGAAACCGTCGTCTTCGAGACCAACCACCCCTACGTGACAGCGCGTGGCACTGACGATCAACGGATGGAGGGGAAGGAATTCATCCACATGATCGAGCGGCTGATCCGGTGGTATCGCCGCCGTTGGGGTATCGAGAACGGCTTTAAGAAGCAGAAACACTTCATGGTGCGAACCACCTCGACTGAACGCGACTATCGGTTCTTCAACTTCGCGTTCGCGTGCGTCCTCTACAACGTGTGGCGACTGGTCGACCTGCTGGTGAAGATCGCCATCGACGGCGAGGACCTCACGTACAAGCCACGAGTGGATGCGAACCAGTTCCTGACCGTGGCGAAACAATACTACGGCCTCGATCCGCCTGATTAA